The Reichenbachiella carrageenanivorans region TTTGGACTCAATGCTTCGCGCAATGCACTAGGTTTTAGAGGCATTCCTGGCGTAGATGGATTGAATAGAAATCCCGTGAATGAACCCGACGAGTATTATAACGGGCAATACACCTATCCTAGAGATTTGATCAAAGGTAATTTTAAGAATTGGGGAGTAGAAGCCCGTTTGCTTACCAGATATAGCTTGTTCAATAAAGATGCGGTCTTTTTGATCGGATCGAAATATTATAAAGCAGAAAACACTTCGGTGCAAGGCCCTGGTTCATATGGCTCTGATGCAGATTTCAGCTTTGATCCTAACAATCAGACTTATTCAAACGTGTCGGACTTTACCTTCCCCAATCAAAATATAGCGTTCTTCGCCGAAAATATCTTTTACCTCAATGACCACCTCTCCGTGACGCCTGGTGTCAGGTTTGAGCACATCAAAACAGAAAGTGATGGTACGTATCGCTATTTCCCCAATCCATCAGATGATACGAGTTATGAAGAAAAACAAGACCTACAAACACTGCCACGTACGTTTGTACTCATGGGAGTAGGCTTGAGCAACGAGTTTAAACCCAATTTGGAGTTGTATTGGAACTTCTCTCAGAACTACCGATCGGTGACCTTTAGTGATATCCGCACGGTGAATCCTTCCTTCATCATAGATGAAAACATAAAGGATGAAAATGGGTACACCAGCGACATTGGATTGCGAGGCAAATGGAAAAAGTATATCTCCTATGATGTGGGAGCTTATGCTATGATGTATCGAGATCGTATTGGAATCATATTCGACGATCGTGCTAATCGGGTGAGAACCAATATCGGCGATGCATTGATCTATGGTTTTGAGTTTTTCGCAGATTGGAACCTTCTAGAAACCCTACAGGTGAGAAATCCAAACCTGAAGCTGCGGTGGTTTGTCAACGCTGCTTTTACGGGCTCACAGTATATGAATGCCATCGAGGGCAACAATGGTGTAAACGGGAAGAAGGTAGAGTTTATACCAGGTGTAAATATCAAAACGGGATTGAATATGGGATACAAAAACCTACTGGCTAGTTTGCAGTTGACCCAAATGACCAAGCAATACACCGATGCACAAAATTCGCCTGTAGCCGAATCTGGTAGTGCTAGAGAAGGGGTGATCGGGGAGATTCCTGCCTATCATATTTTGGATTTTTCTATATCCTATGCCTACAAGGTATTCAAACTAGAAACTGGTGCAAACAATCTGGCCAACAATAGCTACTTCACCCGAAGAGCTACGGGCTATCCTGGGCCTGGTATTATCCCCTCAGATGGTAGGAGTTTTTATGTGACACTGGGCGCTAAATTTTGAGTTTTCTCCTAGTGAGCGGAGTAAGGTCGACTAATACTCTATATTTAATTTTTAATCAGTCGGGACAATCACCTCAAAGAATTGAGACTTAGTATTTTTAATATTCCATGCAACCCATTCCATCACATACAGAAGGTAGTATTCTAAAATCCTTGGTCAGAATGGCTTTCCCCATCATCATGGCCAACATCCTGCAAACCATGTATCAAATGATTGATACATTTTGGTTAGGACGACTGGGTGCCAATGCAGTAGCTAGTGTGAGTTTGAGTTTTCCTATACTGTTTTTGGTGCTTTCACTAGGGGGTGGACTCACCTTGGCAGGCACAGTGATGGTATCGCAGTACAAAGGAGGCGGCAATCAGCGGATGGTCAACTATAGCTCTTCTCAGACCGTTATGGTCATTTTTCTGCTTTCCATTATATTGGCTTTTGTGGGCTATTATGCTGCACGACCTTTGATGCAGCTGGTAGGTGCTGGGCCAGAAGTACTAGAAGACTCGGTCACTTATTTTCAAGTTTCTTCTTGGGGCTTCATTTTTCTTTTTATGTTTTTTGTTTTTCAATCGCTTATGCGCGGTATTGGCGATGTGATTATGCCCATGTATATCGTGCTGGCTACGGTTTTGCTCAACCTGATTTTGGATCCGCTGTTTATTTTCGGATACGGTGCTATACCAGGGTATGGAGTAGCAGGCGCAGCTATGGCAAGTATAGCGACACAGGGCTTGTCCGCCTTGGCTGGAATGATTATACTATTTAGCGGCAAGCGAGGGATCACCGTTAGCTTTTCGCAAATGAAGTGGGACTTTTCATGGGTTAAGCGCCTATTTGCCATGGGTATACCTTCGAGCTTAGACCAATCCAGCCGAGCAGGAGCCATGACGATCATGATCATGCTCGTGACACACTATAGCAACGACGTAGTAGCGGCCTATGGGGTAGGCGCAAGGATTTTAAGTTTGGTCATTGTACCAGCCTTGGGGTTTTCTATTGCCACCAC contains the following coding sequences:
- a CDS encoding MATE family efflux transporter, yielding MQPIPSHTEGSILKSLVRMAFPIIMANILQTMYQMIDTFWLGRLGANAVASVSLSFPILFLVLSLGGGLTLAGTVMVSQYKGGGNQRMVNYSSSQTVMVIFLLSIILAFVGYYAARPLMQLVGAGPEVLEDSVTYFQVSSWGFIFLFMFFVFQSLMRGIGDVIMPMYIVLATVLLNLILDPLFIFGYGAIPGYGVAGAAMASIATQGLSALAGMIILFSGKRGITVSFSQMKWDFSWVKRLFAMGIPSSLDQSSRAGAMTIMIMLVTHYSNDVVAAYGVGARILSLVIVPALGFSIATTSLVGQNFGAGKIERAEKVGNLSSLIALVGLSFVGMVLYLFAEPITAFFIPNDPEVIRDGAVFIKIMAPSFGLLGVQQVLSGVFNGVGLTKVSMLISVFALWVIRFPVAFMLSNKTPLDYEGIWWAFPVSNALAAVVAFAYYKTGSWKLGDKQIPAI
- a CDS encoding TonB-dependent receptor is translated as MKLKVCSIIGVCMLWTQVAWAQHSLSGRVIDAATQKGIATTQVYIQETNQLFETDKTGTFQFKNLPKGTYTIVIFSYQYKTQTVSVDLDENEVVNFELNELSTELSEVVINQKKEEIFGLKRLQPVEGTAIYAGKKTEVILLDQMVGNRASNNARQVYAQVVGLNIYESNDGGLQLSIGGRGLDPNRTSNFNTRQNGYDISADVLGYPESYYTPPIEGLEEIEVIRGAASLQYGTQFGGLINFKMKKPVADKKIELETRQTLGSFGLFTSFNSLSGTIGKFSYYTFFNYKKGDGYRPNAGFDSKNLFTNFRYAFSDETSLSVDFTYLKYLAQQAGGLTDTQFEADARFSNRSRNWFAVDWKLYSIRLDHKVSNRTDFSLNVFGLNASRNALGFRGIPGVDGLNRNPVNEPDEYYNGQYTYPRDLIKGNFKNWGVEARLLTRYSLFNKDAVFLIGSKYYKAENTSVQGPGSYGSDADFSFDPNNQTYSNVSDFTFPNQNIAFFAENIFYLNDHLSVTPGVRFEHIKTESDGTYRYFPNPSDDTSYEEKQDLQTLPRTFVLMGVGLSNEFKPNLELYWNFSQNYRSVTFSDIRTVNPSFIIDENIKDENGYTSDIGLRGKWKKYISYDVGAYAMMYRDRIGIIFDDRANRVRTNIGDALIYGFEFFADWNLLETLQVRNPNLKLRWFVNAAFTGSQYMNAIEGNNGVNGKKVEFIPGVNIKTGLNMGYKNLLASLQLTQMTKQYTDAQNSPVAESGSAREGVIGEIPAYHILDFSISYAYKVFKLETGANNLANNSYFTRRATGYPGPGIIPSDGRSFYVTLGAKF